GTAGAAAGAATCACCCAAGAGTTCGAAGCATCTATTGAGCTGCTCTCTAAAGATTGGAAGTCCTCTACAAATGAATGGATGCTATGCACCAAAGTTTGCAGACTGAATATCTAAATTAGTAATAACAGTGAATGTACTACAGTAAAACCTGCCAAGAGCGACCACTCATCGGAGTTAGCAAAAGTGGTCGCTTGTAAGAGGTGGTCTCTCTTCAAAAGTTTGCATGGCAGAGAGTGATGGTTCTGGGGCCTCTGCAAGCAGTCGCTCGTGACAGGTGATCTCTCTTCAGAGGTGGTCTCTAAGGCAGGTTTTACTGCGTACAAATCCATAACTGGCTACATTTAAGCTCAGGATAACTCAGCAGTCTGAGcactgctaaacccagagttgtgaattcaatccttgagggggccatttaggattctggggcaaaaattggggattggtcctgctttgagcagggggttggattagatgacctcctgaggtacttCCTactctgagattctatgaaaacattgcCATGGATTTAATGACAAAGTCTTTTGCCAGATGAAAGGGCAGCTAGACACTGGGAGTTAGTGGCAGGAGGTTAGAAGAATGGAGGCATGTTGTGATGGTGAATGTGTTGTATATGGGATTCAGGCAGTATAACCCAAATGCAATTTAGCAAAAAGACGGCACACAGCTAAAAGTCCCAGCAGCTCTAGTAAATACAGTTAAATTAAGAAAGTAAATACTGAGGCAGCTAAAGAGCACTTTGCCAAGTATTTATCTTAAATGTATGAGATAAGTATTGGGTGGCAGGTCACACTGTTCAAATGTGTATTTGGCACTTCACAAAGTAACTCCATAAAAGTTCCACTGGTCTGGAAAGTTAGTTGAGTCTTGACAGGTATTCTAAACAGGAATCAGACTCCATCTGACAGTCCCACTCAGTCTGCTACAAGATTAAATGTTTAGtttaaattaagtttaaaaattcACTCTTCAGCGATGTTTACTTTCCTTAGCCAATCACCAGCGCTGGTACCAGCTGCACAGACAGTGTGGCTGTATCTACAGGGAGGCAGGGAGCGTTTGAGAAACTATTTTTGGTCAAGTGTAGTGCAATTTTAGAACTTTTACAGTCTTCACGGGGAAGATGGCCTCttttctgtgtgtgagagagacctgTTCTCCGAAAGTCATGCTGTCTGCACTTCCCATCACCAAGCACTCATTCGGTTATCAGCAACATTTCAGAGCTCTTGAGATTAATGACTGTTGCCATGTAAACTGTGTATTATAACGGGAAGAAGGaaataccagcaggacagtgcaCAAAGTAGAAACCAGGGAGAGTTCCTGATGCTCCGGGTTCCACATGGTAGCAGTGATTTTAAATGCAGACAGTTTCAGTATGGGCAACACGCTGAGAGCAATCCTTGCCTTCATCCCTTCTGACGACTGTCAGAAATACCTCCTGGGAGACCTTGAAGAGATGCCAATTGACAGAACGGTGGATCTGAGCAGCAGGCAGCTGAGGAGATTTCCCTTGCATGTTTGTTCCTTCAGGGAGCTCGTCAAGCTGTACCTGAGCGACAATAACCTGCATCAGCTGCCCCCAGAGCTAGAACAGCTGCAGAACCTCCAGATCTTGGCGTTAGACTTCaacaacttcaaagcgctgccccTGGTGGTGTGCACCCTGAAGCAGCTGTGCATCCTCTACCTGGGCAACAACAAGCTCTGCgacctgccccaggagctcagccTCCTGCAGAATCTCAAAACCTTGTGGCTCGAGTCCAACTGCCTGAGCTACCTGCCCGAGGTGGTGTGTGAGCTGAGCCTCCTCAAGACCCTGCACGCCGGCTCCAACGCGCTGTACACGCTGCCCGCTGGGCTGCGGTGCCTGCAGGAGCTGCGCACCATCTGGCTCTCCGGCAACCTGCTGGCTGACTTCCCCCCGGTGCTGCTGCACATGCCCTTCCTGGAGGTGATCGACGTGGATCGCAACGCCATCAggtccttccccagcctggctcaCCTCCCCGGCCTCAAGCTGGTGATCTACGACCACAACCCCTGCAGGAATGCACCCAAGGTGGCCAAGGGGGTGCGCAGAGTGGGGAGGTGGGCGGAGGAGACCCCCGAGCCCAGGAAGCGCTCCgagctgggcagggaggaggagaccgATGACAAGGAACTGCCACTTCCCCCCGAcaagcagccccagccctgctaaGGATCAGCCAGGCTGGTGCTGCCATGGGCAGCTGGCAAATTGTCACCTGTGCCCTTCTCCTCTGGCTGCACGGAATTTGCGCACCTCTGGCTGGTTACAGCAAAAATGCCTTTTAAATAGAGCATTTCTTCACCTCCTGCTACCTCAGCTGTTAAATGCACACGATAGTGCCTAGACTGTTCTTCACAACAGTATTTTAGAGGCCTGTATGATCTCATTTAGTAGGTGTAGCTATTTAAATAGATGTGCCATCAAATTTCTCCCTCTTATCCCAAAAGCCTCCAAACTTAGGGCTAAAACCCAGCACTTCCTTTTGTAGGATGAGCAGGTGAAAAATACTGTATAAAGCCGACCCTTTGAAGTGACGGAACGGATTTGCATCTAGCAAAATCCATTTTATTCCAAATGCCGCCTAAGAAAGCATGACTGAGTGAGTTTTTCCTTCCCCTGATCACGCTGTAGCACTTGTAAGTGAGCACTGGCCGCCGTACCCCTTATGTAGCCTGCATCAAAAGAAGTGTTTCTCATGCAAATGATGAAAGGGATCTCAGCAGCTTGTCAAGACCCCCTCTTCTGCCTGGAAAGAGGGTGTAGCAAACATCATTTGACTGTCCCCAGCTAACACCTTAAATGACTAGACTAAGCCCGAGAGAGAATgaggtttttattttactttgtgcCTTTGCTAGCACTTTATGCAGGGTCATTTCTCCATTCCATGGGGTGGGTTTTCACACCTGCAAAaggagttgttttgttttgtctttttaaaggaAGATCTGATTGTAAAACTACAAAAATTTGGCAGAGCAACTTACAGGCGTAATACCTAAATATGCCCCCAAACCTGCTAACACACCTATGCTTAACTACAGCTAGCCCCAgccttcaatgggactactccccTGCTAATCTTTGCACAGCTGAGGCCTGTACTTCTGCCACCACATGTGGAAATGGGCTACATTGCATGTTTTGTGCTAATGTGTCCCGGGTAATGACGACTGACTCAAAATGGGTTGAAGTTATGTCTACTAAGTTATACTTGCAGAGACTGTTCTTTTGATTcatagtattttttttatattcagcACCAAACTTGACAGGTTAATGGGGTTTTCACAGCTACCCGTCTCTGTcatcttaacagcacaatacaCAAAAATGACAGTTAATTTTCCATAAAAGGTTTGATTTAGTGACTGTTTAAAGTCATTTACATTCTTGAAAGAATATTTGGAAAGTAGAAAATCAGTTAGTCCTTGCTGTCTAATTAACGTAAAATCTGGATTTGGATCTGGCTAGTACCCACCTAGCGTGCTTCCTATTTATTAAACTAATGAATTGGAGTTGTACTCAAGCGCCTTTAGCAGAGGGAAGCCATACTGCTCTGGAGTTAACTGGATTACTTTTCTCAAAGCCTTTGCCAAATCTTGTTCTGCCAAACTAACAATCATTTCTTTCGTGAAATAAAGGGAATAACATTTGGATTTTATATATGAAGATGCatgcctgcttcttgtttccaCTAGAATTAATGTGACTCTTTCCTGTTTGGTCTAATGGGGGCAGCTTTCCTTTGCTACACATACGAAATCTTATTACTGGGCAAGAAACtgcaactttttgttttgtacaCCTGTGTAACAATAAAATAAGCCCAGGCGGTACTGACGGTCTACTATAGCTTTCTGTAACAGCCCTTTCACTAGCTGCCCTAGGAAGAGCtgttgaaatattttattcagcCTTGGGCATCACTGCCCTTTTGACATAATTTAGATCAGTAGGGTCAAACGTGTGGCCCTTGAGGGTGACTGAAAATTATTTGTGACTTGAAAGTATGTTCCCTAAGCCATACCCcataactttcaaaaaaaaaatggaaggatTTAAATCAGCCCTATCACAAGGCTACATTTCTGCCTTCTCTTGCCACTCCCCTTTCAATTTTTGAACAATACAGGAATGCGACTGTGCCTCTCAGTCCTGCTGGTGACCCCTTGATGTTCGGCGCTGCGACTGATGAGTTGGACATTAAGGCTGGGATTCACAAGAGCTATTTATAGGCGTTGGATCCTTAACTATGTTTATGACTCCCATCCTAAGTGACCACAATCACTGCATGTACAAATAGCTGCACTGGGGCTCTGGTGACATTGATTGTTACTGCGAACACTTACCAGTCACTGCCGGTGAAAGTCATGTCTGTATTTTGACCCTGATGTAACCTTTTGAAATGCTGTATTGTACATAGATTGGCGGGTTTAATACAGACATCAGCAAATGGGACTTCAGATACTCATGTAAAGTTATTAGAGCCACAACCCAATCGTCTGTCACTTATTTTACTACCATCTTTTGATGTGCTGATAAATTCACACCGAGTGAACAAATCAGAAGACTGGACTCAAGCCAAGCTTTACAGCTTCAATAATTACATAAGGGAGTTCTATACTAAATGGTGAGCCATTTTTTCCCTATAGAAGTCCTTACAGGTAAGAAAGTGCAAGGCTGGTTGTAGGCAGTAACAATGGCAGCTCTATGAAGTTAATATTCAgtatacatattaaaaaaaattaatggacatACACACAGTCTTGCACTTGAACATTTAGTTTCACTTCACTATTTTTCTCAGAGTAGAATAAACCAAATTGATGCAGATTTCTAAACAGTGGGAAATCTAgataatttgtatttatttatattatagtagcagCTGGAAGCCCCAAGCAGGGTAGGCTGAAATCGTATAGGCTACAGTAAAGGTGGGTCTGAGAGATTTGAAGAGAGTAGTAGCCTCTTGGATCAATTCAGTTTCATATGGAAGAGAGAAGAAGGCAGCATCCTGCTTGGACAGATATACAAAAGAAAGCAGCATCAGGCCCTTATTTGAATTAAATAGAGATTCCATCATCATTGCTAGTTTCCAGATATATCTGAGAGAGACAAGTCTGAGGATGTGATGCTCCATCTTAAAGCAAGCTGGCTGGGATTCTATTCTGAGTGTTGGTAGCCTGCAGCTCAGCAGTGAAAATGAAGGTGGCCAGAGAACTGTGTGTGCTACCTTTCGGAACCAGACTTACATTTTTATCTCATGGCTACATGCTTAAAACAGAGTGAGAATTGAGCAGACACTACAGATAAAGCGGGTCAACTATTATAGAAATATCTGAGTTTTTAAATGTCACAcgcattatttttctttctagctGTAATGGATAATGCACTACCAGATCTTAGCCCTGTGTCACTACTGCAAGACTGACTATTCGCCATGTAACTGTGCAGGATCACATCACCtatgggggaacaaatatttatttagtaAGCTGTGGTAAGAGCTGCAGTGTTTGAAAGATCAGACAGCTCGCAGTGGAGCTGGAGTAAGGGGCAGAGTACAAATGCAACCATCAGAAGTGCATGATAAATGTCATTACCACATGAATGTCATCACATAGAGTGTACTTACAGATACATTGTTTTCAAATATTGTAACAGATAGCAAGTAACACAGTTCAGTCTATTTAAACAATTCTAAGATTTTTCCTGTTGATCTATCACATCTTTTCAGAGGATGTTGTGTTGGAACTCCAGTGCAATATATACATATCAGAAGATTTGTACATTTCAGCTAAACACTGCTCTATCTTAAACACCTGTCCCTGAAATGGATGAGACAACACACAAGTCTCTGGGCAAGATTATTTTGAACTGGTTCCAAGGTGTCCTTTTCTAGACAACATCGACATTTCTGTCTTGTAGTTGGCAAGAATAACTTTTTCGGGCCAAATGTAACCGTGTGATGAAGAGCGCCACCTCAGAGTTTTGATCATGAATAACCTTCATAACAAGGAAAATTACAAAACCAGGAACTAGCAACTTGAAacgaaaaaaataaaaccacttctATGAAAGTGTTCAACAACAATGGCCATGGGAGGGAGGGTCTCTGGCATTGCTTCTAGGAAGGTGAAGAGGGCCCAGGGGGATGTACCGAGATATTCTTGACAGGAGGCCTAAACATAACAAATAGTTCCACTTATCTgtgatgagaaaaggagtacttgtggcaccttagagactaaccaatttatttgagcataagctttcgtgagctacagctcacttcatcggatgcatgaaagcttatgctcaaataaattggttagtctctaaggtgccacaagtactccttttctttttgcgaatacagactaacacagctgctactctgaaacctgttatctgTCATGCTAATTCCTCCTGTTCCCAGATTACAGCAGCTTCTGAGCAAAccattccccacctcctccctgggccAACAGGAAGGCTCCCTTCCGCACTTAGGTAGCAGCAGCTCCTTTTTAAAGGTCACTGCTCTAGTTACTGCAGTGGTTCTcgaacttttgtactggtgacccctttcacacagcaagcctctgagtgcgaccccccccccttataaattaaaaacacttttttatatatttaacaccattataaatgctggagacaaagcagggtttgggatgggggctgacagctcacaaccccccatgtaataaccttgcgacccccgaggggtcccaacccccagtctgagaacccctgagttaCTGTAATCCAGTGCCT
The nucleotide sequence above comes from Caretta caretta isolate rCarCar2 chromosome 1, rCarCar1.hap1, whole genome shotgun sequence. Encoded proteins:
- the LRRC10 gene encoding leucine-rich repeat-containing protein 10, with product MVAVILNADSFSMGNTLRAILAFIPSDDCQKYLLGDLEEMPIDRTVDLSSRQLRRFPLHVCSFRELVKLYLSDNNLHQLPPELEQLQNLQILALDFNNFKALPLVVCTLKQLCILYLGNNKLCDLPQELSLLQNLKTLWLESNCLSYLPEVVCELSLLKTLHAGSNALYTLPAGLRCLQELRTIWLSGNLLADFPPVLLHMPFLEVIDVDRNAIRSFPSLAHLPGLKLVIYDHNPCRNAPKVAKGVRRVGRWAEETPEPRKRSELGREEETDDKELPLPPDKQPQPC